The DNA window gcagttcgtcaaaaattctgggtgatagatctcagaagcagtcttaagcacgtaataaacaaatgtcaatactgcaaaaacgcacgagctaaaccaatcccaccaataatggctccactgccaacatgtagaacagcagtgtttaaaaaaccatttacgcattgtggagtagattacttcggccccctattcgttacgataggcagacggtcagaaaaaggtggggtgttatatttacgtgtttaaccacaagagcaatccatatagaaatagccattgatctaacggcaagcacctttattgtttgcttaaaaaatttgcaatacagaagaggaaaggtatctttcctatacagcgataatgggaccaactttgtcggagccgacaatgagatgaaacaaataagatatcgatgtgcctcagaaggcatagaatggatctttaacccaccaggcgcccctcattttggaggtgcgtgggagcgaatggttggagaaatcaagagtctgcttcccatggctgagagttataaagaacacgttctcagatcaatactaactgagatagagttcctaacaaataatcgaccattgactcacttaacactagaacgagaagatgacgagcccctaactccagctcatttcttgctaggttgttccggcgaggcagagccgaatatctcagatatcaccaaaacagaattggtacggtccgattggaaaagggcccaggcaatcacacaacaatattggcgacggtggatagctgagtatctcccaaagctttctaaacgagagaagtggactcaaccggccaaaccattacaaataggcgatattgtcacgtttcccgatgaacaaaggaaaggaaaatggtttaaaggccgaatctgcgagctggtaactggcgtagacggacagactcgttcagcacgaatcaaagtaggtaataatttagttaacagaccaactgtaaaactagcagtactcgaggtaaaacgagatcaaacattttcaaattggggaaaaggaaagaaacaaatcttaacgttataaaagctaaagcagaagaactagcaagtcaaataccaaaaggaaaaagctcaaaattaggcccgtatcatggagctcatccttaaaataacaatatacatagccgcactgttttagagtcgaatgcttatcgatcgtacctatccctgaaccaggaatatattttgatcatattgggacactcctattaaaaaaaggagcatgggaaacgacattccatacggggacacgtccggaaaatgatacggatacgttacaaacgttgaaaaaacacttaaccatagtattgaactccgttaatagtacggactctgaactctcggatctaaaagttacacttcagcacgaatgcaaccatgcaattcaactaatccaggaataagtcacaaaaggacaaaacgctcccggggaatatttggtatactaaaagatttcatgttcgggggagacgacatagacgagcaattagcagccttcagagcagcagaggatacaaaaattacacatgtgtccgaacgtttgacccaaacaaataaaaaacacaatgagttaacagaaaatttacgtcaccgaatagacaaactctatgatggtatagatgttctcagcaaggaatttaagcataacaaaaatgaagttctaacaaagtatatacaagaaacgatcatgcttacaaccgctctagtacaagacatgataaataagtatcacgaaatagattcaaccaaattatatttagaggacgaagagatgttaaaacaaactatacgaagaaagatggcaagtcattataacgttttagaatactcggaaataaccaataggagaatagaagagggtgaaatagtcttttctatcaaaaacataattgtatcgatagaaaattacgagatgtttaaagtcatagccattccaaactttgccaatcatacgattttagacatacatgaaaaaataatagccatcaacgaaactagttacttatacccgaaggaaattttaaaactgaacgaatcgcactacatatcttctgagaaaataatacaacgagaaccagactgcatagcatcagcattactacacacagaaagtggtaccagatgtagttcaaaggaaatagggccagaagtcactgaatttatacaacttacaaatccaaacagtattctgttcttctctaccaaccctgataagatattactaaaatgtaacaaaacactcactaccccaagctgctcaatcggaatcataaccttgtcactagactgtagcattttgacgagcaagttcgaaatacaaccgacgatgctaataaaatctgagcaagtcagagcatattttaacccatgttaaatttaagcatatcaaaagaagataagtctaacgaagtagaatcggtaactagtaactatgtacttttctcaataaccatactaagtgtttctattacggtcatcttggtttccgcgatgttaatcaagaaatatctaaaacaaaatattggtcctcctccatgcaggccacccactttaaacctagaattgtaactccccTACGAGGACTTACGGGGGGAggatgtcgctgacgacaatttaggcttaaaaagcaaagcgttgctaggtcaataaatgctgactagctacgttatgcaacgcgccagcgatgcgcgctggtttaacgattaaatagaaaataggctaagaagaatagactaagaaaaatatgctgatcgacgacggtcagcatttttagagtataaaatcaattgaataaactaatgaatcgattatttgccaagaaccagttggtgcgttattattgtgcttaagtcggcgtgtactgtgcctgtcttaagctgctgctccgaaagacactttcgtgtgcgcgacaataCTTTTATCGGTATGATTTGTAATATCATTAGATACGATCATCAGATCAGAATTAGATTGCCATCGCTGTTGGTTGATCGTTGATCGAAATCGTGCATTCAGATACAATGGGTAGTCTAAACTGCAACTCCGTTAAGGATTGCAAAGATACGGCTTAGAAAGGGTCAGACATCCTAACTTTGAACCATGCTCGCGAGATAAAACACAGGCAAATATGGAGAAAAGGTGATTGCATGTAGAAGCACTTTTGAAAGAAACTGTCTTTGCAAATAAGCATGCTGCTGGTGTGGCTAAACACACCTGCACGTTAACGGTaatagaaaattgtatttaaaaaactaattattTCGCTTGTTAAATGTAGCTtagtttaaataaaatgtggatttaaaatgatacctttacgaaacaaaaacaaaaacatgcacATCACGGTTACCATCCCCGTAGACCAACACCGTAGTCTAACCGAGGGACGACATTCATTATTTACGCGTCACCAATCTCGACAGTAGACAAACCTAATACGAAAAAAAGGCATAATattcgaacacaaacaaacctaTAAACCGCTTCTGCcgctttaaatatttaaaacaacgtCACGGGACAGTGATCGCTACCGAACACCTGCGAGCGGATCACATTATCCGTCACCTTGCTGGCCAACCGCTCGGACGTGATGAAGTAATCGAGCCGCCAGCCCACATTCTTCGCCCTAGCACCCCCCATGTACGTCCAGAACGTGTACGCACCGGTCCGGTCGGGGTACAGCTTCCGGAACGTATCGACAAACCCGTACGACAGCAGCTCCGTCATCCCTTCGCGCTCCTCCGGCGTAAAGCCGGCGTTCTTCTTGTTCGTTTCGGGTTGGCCAGGTCGATCTCCTCGTGCGCCACGTTCATATCGCCGCACAGTATGACCGGCTTCTTGGCGTCCAGATCGCGCAAGTACTGGTGGAACTTTTCGTTCCACCGCAAGCGCTTCGGCAGGTTGACCAGCTTTCTGCCCGCATTCGGCACGTACACGCACACCAGGTAGAACTTTTCGTACTCTGCCGTCAGCAGCCGCCCGTCCTGGTCCTGCTCCTCGTCGCCCAACCCGTACGCCACGTGGAAGGGCATCTTTTTCGAATAGATCGCAACACCCGCGTGTCCGCCCGGCTTGCACAGCCAGTACGGATGGTAGCCCTTGATGTGGCGTGCCTCGTCCGGCATCTGGTCCTCCGTGCACTTCGTTTCCTGCACGCACATGATGTCGGGCTTTTCGTGCTCGATAAACTCGAGCCCGCCCTTGCCAACCCAGCTGCGCAGTCCGGCCACGTTCCAGCTGGAGATTTTGAAATTCCACGGTTTGTCCTCCTCGAGGGCGAGATTTAGCTTCCCATAATTGGTGGCAGATTTGTTCATTTTcgagcctgctgctgctgccggtgccgCTTTCACTTTCTTTCCCTTTGACGGTAGCGCTTCCTCCTCGTCTTCTTCCATTTCATCTGCAGGTGGTTGAGGCTTTGCCCTTTTCCGTTGCGTTACAGTGGGAATGTCTGTGATGAGATTGATATTCGGGTCATAGTTTCTTGATTGAGTGTGTACACTCGTTACTGCACGCATTTACCTCCATTCGTAGCTTCTTCCGCAGCTGCCTTTTTCTTCGTGGCCTTTTTGGGGGCATCTTCCAGAGCCTCTCCGTTGTCAGCTGCTTGaacaaaattcataattcATTTCACGAGCAATTTTCAAGCGACATTAACACTTAAAACAAACGTCTAGTGAACGCACAACTTTCTACGTGCAATAATACCATAAATCAAGCATTTAACCAgacaaacaaataatacaTTTGATGATTACAATTCAAATAcacaaaagataaaaatacGACAATACATGAACGGACACGCCATCAGAGTGGATGACAGTTATCATAACAAACATAAGTGTAAGCCATGCAATCAATTACCCACGCGCTGGATAATCGCCCTTCGAGTCCGTTTTGGCCGTTCTACAGCCTTGGAAGGGGGAGATTCGGGTGCGGTGGAAACTATATTAAAATACAAAAGCATCCATCGAGTACTCGCATTACTGATAAAAACATCGTGCAGGTGACAAGATCAATTTGATGTGTAGTTTTATAAGCATTCCTTTAAATATGGAAGATTATGCAATGATCATACCTGGTACAGTGTCCTCCGCTGCTTTCTTTCTACCCTTTACGGTCGGTTTAGCGGTCTTAGCTGTGGATTGGACAGCAGAAGACGCTTCCGGCTCTACATGCTTCGTTACAGagacatcatcatcgccatccgTCTTATCTAAAACCATAAACATCCACGTTATGTTCATATTGGCTCCAAGATCCATCCCAATACGCTCCCTACCTTTCGCTTTTCCACGACCCTTTGGCTTCGCTGGAGCAGCCTTTTCCGACTCTTCCTCCTTTTTGGTGCTAGCTTTGGTTCGTCCACGCTTAGCAGGCGCTGGAGCCTCCTCCTCTTCGACCATTTCCTTCACCGTAGCAGGCTCCTCCGCTGTCTTCGAAGCTTTGGTCGCCTTCGTTTCCCTCTTGGCAGGAGCTTTCTTCCCCTTTGCTTTGACGTCTTCCGCCGTGCCATTGCTGGATGCTTCTTGCTCGGGTACTGCTTCCTTTTTCGTCGATCGACCCTTCTTAGCCGGTGCGACCTTTTCCATCACCTCCCCATTGGTTTTTGCACCATTTTCCTCCACTCCATTGCTTTCTTCTACCACGTCGCCCGCCTTTGTACGCTTTGCTGCCGGTTTCCGTGCTGGCTTTTCCACCACCGGTGCCGGTTCTGGCACAGTCGCTTTCCGCTTGCTACCACCGCGAGCCTTCAACGGCTCCGATGGCATTTGATCGGGTTCCGtaagctgctcctgctgcttttCCGCTTCAACGGCGGTCTCTTTGGCAACACCTCTCGGTTGACGTCCACGCTTTTTCGGCTTTTCTTCCATGATTCCAAATCTAGGAGCTGGAATAGaactttgttgttttttcagtTGTTCTTCCCCACAACACACTATCGTGCGGCCTTGATCAAAAACCGGATATCGAATCGAAGACCTTGGGTTTCGTGGTTTATGAGACTTTTGTGCATCCAGCACTAGCAAGCGAGCGATCAAATCTTCGTTTGCCCCGCCGACGAATGGAGTATCAAAGACCTTGCCACAGCACCACACCTTCCAAAATcggagcaaaagaaaacacttcaaacaacaaaattcAGCAAGCGCGACTGCCGCCGACCGAGGATTTGCCGTGCAGATGCCGGGTAGCGAAAATGGCGCGCGGTGTATGACGTTTCGAGGCGTATGACAGTTCGATGCGTTTACAGCCGGATCGAAATTCAAATTGAACCGGTCGGTTATATTTATCGCAATAGATGCAAagttgtatttattttagcatGATTATAGAAAttccttcttttcctttctttatttccattccaatttcTTCAACTAATCTCGAATCGTCAACACAAACCCAACATCACCGTGCATGCCTCCAACCATATTGCATACCGGCAAATGACGCAGATCGTGCGCATGCCTGCTAGATCGCTGGAGGAAAACGTGTCATGGAAACCCATCGAAACACGCTGCTCGCACCACATGGAAAAGCATACCAAGCACCGACCCGACTGTTCaccatgctgtgtgtgtgtgtgtgtttaaggaCCGGACAGCGcaccgtgtgcttgtgtgcgtaTCCGTGTGGGAGTCAGTGAGCATGCAGTCAGTTTTTCCGATTTTCTTCCCTGGATAAGTCAGCTGGCATAGACCGCAGGTCAGCTCAGGAGGCGCACGGCTTCGGCGAAAAACCACCCTCCAAAGATGTGTTAACGCTCCCGCGCTTGTgtgcaggtgtgtgtgttgtgtgtgtggttgtgtccGAGAGTGCCAAGTGTGGCTGCTAAACCGATGCTGCTTGATACGGTGGCCACAACGGTAGTGCTTCAAATTGTAAAGCTTTCATCGCAACTTTCCGGGAGCCACTCGACATACCGAGCATTCCGACCATCTTCCCACCACCCCCAGCAGCTCCAGGCTTTCCAATAGTGTACAGTTTCGGCTGAAGAAGAGGAAGCGAAAGGCGCTACCGCAAACAGACGGCAACCAGAATGTCCGCCATCTACGGCACACGGATGGAATCGGACTATCCGCTGGACGACACGCTCGAGTACTTTATCAAGTTTCCCTCACCCAACTTCCGGAGCGACACACAAACGGCCGAAAGTGATTATGTGTTCGTGTGCAATGAAACGAACGTCCCcatcgtgctgctgctcgggtGGGCCGGATGCCAGGACAAGTATCTGATGAAGTACTCCAAAATCTACGAAGACCGTGGGTAAGTATGGGCGAAGAGAGGGACGGTGTGGGCGGGTACGGGCATACCAATAAcgtgttgtttacattgacGATAAACAGACTCATCACCATCCGGTACACGGCACCGGTGGAGAATCTATTCTGGAAGCGGGCCGGTATGCATCAGATCGGCGAGAAGATATTGAAACTCATCTACGACATGAACTTCGACAGCCATCCGCTCATATTCCACGTGTTTTCCAACGGAGGAGCCTTCCTGTACCAGCACATTGCGCTCGCATTGAGAAGGTCCAAGTCGCCGATTAACATTTGCGGCATGATCTTCGACTCGGCACCGGGCGACCGGCGGATAGTGGGGCTGTACCGGGCCATTACGGCGATCTACGGGAAGGAGCGACGGTGTAATGCCCTGCTGTCCGCGTTCATGGCCGTCGCTGCCATTTTACTGTGGACTTTTGAGGTAGGCGATTTTGTGTGCTGTACTGTACCGACTTTTTCTAAATGATGGAATACCTACCCCACCTAGGACGCCTTCAATTACATACTCAATTTTATCAAACCCCGAGGCTACGAAGTACAAACCAATCCGTCGCACAACTTGAAGTACGAAAGCAACGCATGGCCCAGCTGTTTCTTTACTCCAAGGAGGACCTTTTGATACCCTATACTGTGAGATGCTTCGAGGAAGTTTCTGTTCCATGTTTGAACGAGGTACTAATTCCGATCATTTTGGTTTCCGTTCTCCAATTGCAGGATATAGAAAAGTTTGCCAACTACCGGCGGCGCTGCGGTGTGGACGTGCGCATGATTTGCTTCGAGCGTTCCGAGCACGTGAAGCACTACATCCGCCACCCGCAGCAGTACGTCTACACCGTCTGCAAGTTTATCAACGATTGTTTGTCGCACTACTATGGCAAATTTCACAACTGAACAATTACGAAGGAACGAGAGCTTTTGTAGAGCGAGGGGCGTAATGTTGGTTAGCTGTTTTTAAtttgtgtttcctttttttctttaatgtgATGAACGCACAAATTCTTTACTGAAGCGCAAACGCCACCGCAGCTATCTTAACTATGCGAAACGCACAtttgcaacacacacaacaaaaatactAATACCCAACACTCCAGACTGGGGGTCGGAATAGTGAATTCTAGCGATTTAGGTTTTTTCTTATGAACTCACCAGTATGCATAGCAATTGTTTTCATTGTGATTCACCTTttagaaactaaaataagCATATTTAAAATGCCTTAATTCGTGGTGCACGGGGAGCGCACGctcgtttgtgtgtatgtgtacgttAAACTTCTTCTAGTGGTAGCAAACAAATTACAAACTCCAACACTCGTACATTTCCGTTCCAGTCAGTTCTAATTGGTAtcagctaaaaaaaaacaaatgaacccCGTTTCCCGGGATTGAATGCCGTGAACATgtaattttcatttaaaagggaaataaactaaaataggCATTGAATTGTCCAtgaaatatttgaagaatttcaTACTAATCTCATAATATtgagtaaaataaaatgtccAGGAACGGACTGCGTCAACCGTCATTTTAAATACAGACTCACTGTCATACCTTCTGTAGAACACTTTGGAGTGTCTGTAGAACAGAAAGACAGGAAAGCACAGTGGAGGAACACACACCCTAAATGTAATTCTGTATATTTTATGTAATATTGCATATTTTCCTTATTTATATAAATTTGTAAAAATCTTTTCTCTAGTAgcataaacatattttttcagCAGTTATCTAAATTTTAAACGAATTTAAAAACACTCCTCGTACCAGCGTTTCTCCCACTGTCCGAAGAAACGTCcgatttgtttacattctgCCACTGCCGGTACGATGCACACGCTGCGTGCAGAACAAGCGTGTCCCGTCCCGTTTCCCTTGTTGTAAAATACGTTAAACGATGAAAAGATATCTGTTAGATTTAAGTGCACTATACTCTGATCATCGCCAGAAAGCGTACATCGGCTACCGGGCGGCGTGGACCACGGTGGGATGTTTGATACGGACCGTACAGGACACGTTCGGCATCGCTTCGGATCTGTACGTGTGCAGTGAGGATGGAATTTTCTATCCCGAGTGTGAAAATGTAGGCCTTATACCCGACGGAGAAACATTAAGGTATGTATTTCCTATGTAGCCAtttgtgctttatttttactttatcTTCCTTTCTTTGTAGGATACTTCCTAAAGCACAGGTGCAAAGTAGGAAACGATCCAACACAGTTTCAGACGACGAACCTCGCAAGCGTACCGCCGCAAACGCTCAGCAAGAAAGCAGCACATACGAAGACATCGAATCCACGCTGCTCGGTCTCCCAAAACCAAAGCGTCGTCGTATACGGAAGCGTAAAAGTAAGACTGTTGTGGATGAGCAGCAACCCTCCCAGCCAGTGCCAAGCGCACCCATAAAACAACCAACAGTTGACGAAACACAAAACGGACACGTTCGCTTCCCCGACGAGGAGTCGCAAACGAGCGAGGAGAAGGCATCATCGGACGATCCAGAACTGCCCTATAGAAACTTAAATCGCACCATGAAGGCAAGAGTCGTGCGGGCCGTGTCCCCATCCTCGCTCACAATACAGCCACCAAGCGATATTCCCTCTGAACATGCAAATAATGGCAGTGCTGAAGACACTCACACTACTGAGCCATCCGTACGCACCTCAAGCCCCTCCCTAAAACCCAGAATCGTTCGAGCACTTCGACCGGAAAGCGCAACGGTGCAGGTAAAGCGGGAACTACTTGAAGCTTCCCACGTGAaggcggcgacggcggcgCTGCAACAATCATGTCCACCGCAAACAgtgcagcaacaaaacacgGCGATAATCGAGATTGACTCTCAACCAACACCTGTTCCCGGTGAAGAGGCCACTCGTGATGCCGGCGCAACAATACTGGCAGTATGAGGAAGCATtgctcacaaacacacgtgaAGTGTGTTGCGTGTGTTTAACATGTTGCCATCTGTTGGCGGATGGGAGGGACGCGTTCAATCGGAAAGAggaataaaaatgcatttccCATGTTTCCTACACTATGCCACCATGCGGCTAATTGGAAAATAAACAGGCCGAGAAGGTCGAGAGATTAAAGCTTTGAACTTaaagtttgtttacctttAGTGTGGACCATCCGTTGCatcatttttatcacaaaattttAACATACTGTTTATCTACTTCAAACATTGCGCAATTTTTACGCAAACCGTTTATAATTCTTTTCACTTCTCTAGGCGGTAGTTGTTAAACACAATCCTTTTTTGATGTGACTCTCgctaatgtttttctttcgttttgttcTCCTAAAACATACGAAAAGCACTGAAAAATTAGAGCAcaacaaatatatttatatttaaataacacgatacaaggcaaatGGTGAAGCGACAAATCTCTCTGTGTGGTGTATTATGGGTTGATTTTCGTTTTAGTTATGCTCTCAAGCGCCTCTCGCAAGTGTAAAATGGTGTTTTATCTTCTCTATTTGCCTAACAACGAATCGGGTGGTATAAAGGGGGTGTTGTGTATTTTCATGCAAGCGCCCCTCACTGGGATATAGAACACAGGAAAATGAATGTGCAAGatgttttcacaaaaaaaaaaatggaaaatgtctTCTTAATTAAACAAAGCCATTTGCACTTCGATTAAAGTGCGCTAAAGCCTTTCcacttttcccattttctgtGCCGAATGGGCAAGCAAAATGAATTAATCCTCCTGTGACACGGGGCTGGTAGGTATGTCGACTTTACGCTATGTATGCTTATGGGTTTactatgtgtttgtgtgtgtgttgcttgaTAAAATTGTGCTCCTTGGTCGGCCGTCCGGCGTCTCCCGccccacaacacaacaaatcgAGAGCACACGCAGCCACTGCGCCTTACTGCCCGCGCCCACCTTACGCCGAGTGCTGCTGGATGAAGTTTTCCAGCTTTTCCGCGTTCGCGCCGGAGAACTGGCCCACCACCTCCTTCCGCTTGATGAACAGGAAGGTGGGCATGCTGGCAATGTTGTACTGGGCCGCCAGCTCCTCGCACTCGTCCACATCCACCTTCACCACGACGATCTTGTCCGCGTACTTGTTCTGGAACTCCTCCAGCTTCGGGGCGATCACCTTGCACGGGCCGCACCAGGTGGCGAAGAAATCGACCACGACGAGCTGATCACCGGCCGCTTCCAGCTTGTTGTTGAAGTCCTCCTGCAAAAAGGGTGGGGAAGGAGGATAAAGCAATGAACATTAATTCTTTTATTTCTCTGTTTTTTGCTGGGCATTTGCTAGGCAAAGCTTTGTGGCGCCGTTGCCTATTTGCCATGCGATTTATCTTCAGAGAGGATGGCACGGGGGTCGGTCGTACAGAGGAATCATTCAACAGCGAAGCGTGAGTAATGTTCGACAGAGTGCATCTGACGTCGAGCGATGCAATAAAACATGCATTTAACGACAGTTGACAGTGCAAGGATGAGATCATTCGCTTTCAACTATCAGCCAGCGTGGGTTTAGATTTGAAACAACCCTTTAAAGGCATTTTAAACCATACCCAACACTGCAACTAGACCGTGCAATGCAGTAAATGAGCCATTCCCTGTGTATGTGACAGTATATTGAGAAAGATTTCATCATAGCAAGCACCGGAAGGCTCCCGGCTGTGACTGGCAGCGATAACATAGCAACGACCCGCTACCGCCACCATCGTGTTGCTTAGATAGCCTTAGGTTTCGGAGTCATGTCAAGGTTCCCCCTTTCGCTAACATTAACACCCTGCCTGCTCGGTGCAGTAATAATAAGTGATGAATAATGGAATCAAACCACAACCGGCGTGTATCGAATTCCGCGCCTCGGTGGTCTCGAATATTCAAGTTTTTACACACCcgaccactaccaccacggACGCGCAATCTGAAGGCCATACACACAACCAACAACTGTGACTACTGATATTTCCAATGACTCACTGGACATGTGTCATTTGACTGTGTGCGTATCTAAGATCCACCTGCTCTATTAGAGACATATTGTTTTACACCTTTGTAAatgcacatttaaaaaaaacacaggcaccgaaaatcaattaattcatTCGTTTTTAACACCTTCTTCCACGTCCGCGGGGTTTCTCGCGGGAACAGTGGGCGGGCGATGAAAAGGCAAACATCACCTGGAAAATGGGGGAATGTGTGTATCAAATTTCACAAATAAGTGACGGCGAAACCGAGCATTTTGGAGCGCACGAAGCCAACCctcttttgtttgatattgGTTTTCCTAATTAAACCGATGGTGTGTGgatgggtgggtgtgtgtttttgctcttTAAACGTGTCCAAATTTTTAATGCGAATGCCGAGAAATCACCCAAAGAGCCCAGAAAAAACAGGAAACCACCTACGATAATGCAATCGCATATTTGCAACGTGGAACGATCTGGAAACTGTTTCCTGCTTTGCAATTCTCATCTTGGGAAATGTTGAtggcacaaacaacacacagggTGTATCAGCAAGTGTGCCCTCTCGTAGGCCGTTCGTAATCATAGTAATCTTCGCTTGGCGGTCTCTGTGGTTCCCATCACAACGAGCGTGGTAGAAGCAACCTGTGTGTCTGCGTTGCCTACAGAGTGGCCAAATCGGTGCCT is part of the Anopheles merus strain MAF unplaced genomic scaffold, AmerM5.1 LNR4000650, whole genome shotgun sequence genome and encodes:
- the LOC121602839 gene encoding LOW QUALITY PROTEIN: transmembrane protein 53-B-like (The sequence of the model RefSeq protein was modified relative to this genomic sequence to represent the inferred CDS: inserted 1 base in 1 codon): MSAIYGTRMESDYPLDDTLEYFIKFPSPNFRSDTQTAESDYVFVCNETNVPIVLLLGWAGCQDKYLMKYSKIYEDRGLITIRYTAPVENLFWKRAGMHQIGEKILKLIYDMNFDSHPLIFHVFSNGGAFLYQHIALALRRSKSPINICGMIFDSAPGDRRIVGLYRAITAIYGKERRCNALLSAFMAVAAILLWTFEDAFNYILNFIKPRGYEVQTNPSHNLKYESNAWPXLFLYSKEDLLIPYTDIEKFANYRRRCGVDVRMICFERSEHVKHYIRHPQQYVYTVCKFINDCLSHYYGKFHN
- the LOC121602840 gene encoding thioredoxin-2-like encodes the protein MVYMVKDSEDFNNKLEAAGDQLVVVDFFATWCGPCKVIAPKLEEFQNKYADKIVVVKVDVDECEELAAQYNIASMPTFLFIKRKEVVGQFSGANAEKLENFIQQHSA
- the LOC121602838 gene encoding LOW QUALITY PROTEIN: recombination repair protein 1-like (The sequence of the model RefSeq protein was modified relative to this genomic sequence to represent the inferred CDS: inserted 1 base in 1 codon), with protein sequence MEEKPKKRGRQPRGVAKETAVEAEKQQEQLTEPDQMPSEPLKARGGSKRKATVPEPAPVVEKPARKPAAKRTKAGDVVEESNGVEENGAKTNGEVMEKVAPAKKGRSTKKEAVPEQEASSNGTAEDVKAKGKKAPAKRETKATKASKTAEEPATVKEMVEEEEAPAPAKRGRTKASTKKEEESEKAAPAKPKGRGKAKDKTDGDDDVSVTKHVEPEASSAVQSTAKTAKPTVKGRKKAAEDTVPVSTAPESPPSKAVERPKRTRRAIIQRVADNGEALEDAPKKATKKKAAAEEATNGDIPTVTQRKRAKPQPPADEMEEDEEEALPSKGKKVKAAPAAAAGSKMNKSATNYGKLNLALEEDKPWNFKISSWNVAGLRSWVGKGGLEFIEHEKPDIMCVQETKCTEDQMPDEARHIKGYHPYWLCKPGGHAGVAIYSKKMPFHVAYGLGDEEQDQDGRLLTAEYEKFYLVCVYVPNAGRKLVNLPKRLRWNEKFHQYLRDLDAKKPVILCGDMNVAHEEIDLANPXTNKKNAGFTPEEREGMTELLSYGFVDTFRKLYPDRTGAYTFWTYMGGARAKNVGWRLDYFITSERLASKVTDNVIRSQVFGSDHCPVTLF
- the LOC121602836 gene encoding uncharacterized protein LOC121602836, with the protein product MKRYLLDLSALYSDHRQKAYIGYRAAWTTVGCLIRTVQDTFGIASDLYVCSEDGIFYPECENVGLIPDGETLRILPKAQVQSRKRSNTVSDDEPRKRTAANAQQESSTYEDIESTLLGLPKPKRRRIRKRKSKTVVDEQQPSQPVPSAPIKQPTVDETQNGHVRFPDEESQTSEEKASSDDPELPYRNLNRTMKARVVRAVSPSSLTIQPPSDIPSEHANNGSAEDTHTTEPSVRTSSPSLKPRIVRALRPESATVQVKRELLEASHVKAATAALQQSCPPQTVQQQNTAIIEIDSQPTPVPGEEATRDAGATILAV